The Amycolatopsis solani genome has a window encoding:
- a CDS encoding 5-dehydro-4-deoxyglucarate dehydratase has product MAQTEIALDGLLAFPLTPFTEDLEVNLDALAENVESHIAAGAGALFVACGTGEFSSLSPAEHAAVLAKTREVTAGRVPVWVGAGGGAASARAGIALAEAGGADGVLLLPPYLVTGPPSGLVDFVRYAVGDSSVPVIVYHRGTGVYTAQTAAALLDIPSIVGLKDGYGDVEVMTRIVTTIRALDTERARKFLFFNGLPTAEVSAKAYASIGVARYSSAVHCFAPEIAHRFHRALGEGDTRVLDALLTGFYLPLVALRDETPGFAVSLVKAAARLRGDKVGPVRPPLVEPTPEQVHRLEKIVEDGFVTLKALG; this is encoded by the coding sequence ATGGCACAGACCGAGATCGCGCTGGACGGCCTGCTGGCCTTCCCCCTCACCCCGTTCACCGAGGACCTCGAGGTCAACCTCGACGCGCTCGCGGAGAACGTGGAGAGCCACATCGCGGCGGGCGCCGGCGCCCTGTTCGTCGCGTGCGGCACGGGTGAATTCAGCTCCCTGTCGCCGGCCGAGCACGCCGCTGTGCTCGCGAAGACCCGTGAGGTCACCGCGGGCCGGGTTCCGGTCTGGGTGGGTGCGGGCGGGGGTGCCGCCTCGGCGCGGGCGGGCATCGCCCTCGCCGAGGCCGGGGGTGCCGACGGCGTCCTGCTGCTGCCGCCGTACCTGGTCACCGGGCCGCCCAGCGGCCTGGTCGACTTCGTCCGGTACGCCGTCGGCGACTCGTCGGTGCCGGTGATCGTCTACCACCGCGGCACCGGGGTGTACACGGCGCAGACGGCGGCGGCGCTGCTCGACATTCCCTCGATCGTGGGGCTCAAGGACGGCTACGGCGACGTCGAGGTGATGACCCGGATCGTCACCACGATCCGGGCGCTGGACACCGAGCGGGCGCGGAAGTTCCTGTTCTTCAACGGGTTGCCGACCGCGGAGGTCTCGGCCAAGGCGTACGCCTCGATCGGCGTCGCCCGCTACTCCTCGGCGGTGCACTGCTTCGCGCCGGAGATCGCGCACCGCTTCCACCGCGCGCTCGGCGAGGGCGACACCCGCGTGCTGGACGCGCTGCTGACCGGCTTCTACCTGCCGCTGGTGGCGCTGCGGGACGAGACGCCGGGCTTCGCCGTGTCCCTGGTGAAGGCCGCCGCGCGGTTGCGCGGCGACAAGGTCGGCCCGGTCCGGCCGCCGCTGGTCGAGCCGACGCCGGAGCAGGTCCACCGGCTCGAGAAGATCGTGGAGGACGGCTTCGTCACGCTGAAGGCGCTGGGCTGA
- a CDS encoding sodium:solute symporter family protein gives MHALDWTMVCAYFALMIVIGWWSHKRVSDVKDFFTAGGKMPWWLAGISHHMSGYSAVLFVAYAGVAYTSGVTVYFWGFASIGIGVGIGSWLFAARWNRLRSKLGVASPLEYLAKRYNVPTQQALAWSGSLLKIFDIAAKWFAVATLLHVFAGLDYNLGILITGAVTLVYCTIGGLWADALTDFGQFVIQGIAAIVMIVVVLGKLGGISALWTMWDKLPENHINPVTSKYTTIFLLVYVLVKTLEYNGGMWNLAQRYMAAPNTHEAKRGARLSSALYLLWPLVLMFPMFAAPLLIPGIKDPTQSYAIMTTTFLPPGLVGLVLAGIFSHTMAMVSSDANAISAVITRDMIPAMVRRTRQWTDVQGLKAARITTVVFVALTMLVATQAQNLGGVLQIVVNWVAALMGPISIPLLLGMLPWFRKCGPRAALVSWAGGLIAYALCYYVFNANQTVLIATPILVSLALYVGLGLLAPERSAVADEIVDTVNVDDDVDRTKEGTTVPA, from the coding sequence GTGCACGCACTCGACTGGACGATGGTCTGCGCGTACTTCGCGCTGATGATCGTGATCGGCTGGTGGTCGCACAAACGGGTCAGCGACGTGAAGGACTTCTTCACGGCCGGCGGCAAGATGCCGTGGTGGCTGGCCGGCATCTCGCACCACATGTCCGGCTACAGCGCCGTGCTGTTCGTCGCGTACGCGGGCGTCGCGTACACCAGCGGCGTCACCGTGTACTTCTGGGGCTTCGCCAGCATCGGCATCGGCGTGGGCATCGGCAGCTGGCTGTTCGCCGCCCGCTGGAACCGGTTGCGCTCGAAGCTGGGCGTCGCCTCGCCGCTGGAGTACCTGGCCAAGCGGTACAACGTGCCGACGCAGCAGGCGCTCGCCTGGAGCGGCAGCCTGCTGAAGATCTTCGACATCGCCGCCAAGTGGTTCGCCGTCGCGACGCTGCTGCACGTCTTCGCCGGCCTCGACTACAACCTCGGCATCCTCATCACCGGCGCGGTCACCCTCGTCTACTGCACCATCGGCGGGCTGTGGGCCGACGCGCTCACCGACTTCGGCCAGTTCGTCATCCAGGGCATCGCCGCGATCGTGATGATCGTGGTCGTACTGGGCAAGCTCGGCGGGATCTCCGCGCTCTGGACGATGTGGGACAAGCTGCCCGAAAACCACATCAACCCGGTGACGTCGAAGTACACCACCATCTTCCTGCTCGTCTACGTGCTGGTGAAGACGCTGGAGTACAACGGAGGCATGTGGAACCTGGCGCAGCGCTACATGGCGGCGCCGAACACCCACGAAGCCAAGCGCGGCGCGCGCCTTTCGTCCGCGCTGTACCTCTTGTGGCCGCTGGTGCTGATGTTCCCGATGTTCGCGGCACCGCTGCTCATCCCGGGCATCAAGGACCCGACGCAGTCCTACGCGATCATGACGACGACGTTCCTGCCGCCGGGCCTGGTCGGCCTGGTGCTGGCCGGCATCTTCTCGCACACCATGGCGATGGTCTCCTCCGACGCCAACGCGATCTCCGCGGTGATCACCCGGGACATGATCCCGGCGATGGTCCGCCGCACGCGGCAGTGGACCGACGTCCAGGGCCTCAAGGCCGCGCGGATCACCACCGTCGTGTTCGTCGCGCTCACCATGCTGGTGGCCACGCAGGCGCAGAACCTCGGCGGCGTGCTGCAGATCGTCGTCAACTGGGTCGCCGCGCTGATGGGCCCGATCTCCATCCCGCTGCTGCTGGGCATGCTGCCGTGGTTCCGCAAGTGCGGCCCGCGCGCGGCGCTGGTGTCCTGGGCGGGCGGCCTGATCGCCTACGCGCTCTGCTACTACGTCTTCAACGCGAACCAGACCGTGCTGATCGCCACGCCGATCCTGGTTTCGCTGGCCCTGTACGTCGGTCTCGGCCTGCTCGCGCCCGAGCGCAGTGCGGTCGCCGATGAGATCGTCGACACCGTGAACGTCGACGACGACGTCGACCGCACGAAGGAAGGCACGACCGTGCCCGCTTGA